One part of the Treponema peruense genome encodes these proteins:
- a CDS encoding DNA-methyltransferase, with amino-acid sequence MEQKKRAERNRTLTILPQEEEVLKKNIETLETVSRSKDFINKTVNANLMDVLPLIPDGFANLIIIDPPYNLTKDFNGMKFNAMKDKNYEAYLDSWLPLVCKKLSPVGSLYLCGDWKCTSSLQRALEKNLTVINRITWQREKGRGARQNWKNGMEDIWFAVKNPADYYFNVDAVKIKRKVIAPYKIDGKPKDWDEGEDGNFRLTYPSNFWDDISIPFWSMSENTDHPTQKSEKLYAKLILASSRPGDIVFDPFLGSGTASVVAKKLGRNYCGIELNYEYCMFAAKRLLMAGDNKEIQGYRDGIFWERNSQLSSRR; translated from the coding sequence ATGGAACAGAAGAAACGCGCGGAACGTAACAGGACGCTGACAATTTTGCCGCAGGAAGAAGAAGTATTAAAAAAGAATATTGAAACTTTGGAAACTGTAAGCCGGAGCAAAGATTTTATAAACAAAACTGTCAATGCGAATTTAATGGACGTACTTCCGCTCATTCCCGACGGATTTGCAAATCTTATTATCATTGACCCGCCGTACAATCTTACAAAAGACTTTAACGGAATGAAATTCAACGCAATGAAAGATAAAAATTACGAAGCTTATCTTGACTCATGGCTTCCTTTGGTCTGCAAAAAATTAAGTCCGGTTGGAAGCCTGTATCTTTGCGGTGACTGGAAATGCACTTCGTCTCTTCAGCGTGCACTTGAAAAAAATCTTACTGTAATCAACCGTATTACCTGGCAGCGTGAAAAAGGCCGCGGTGCCAGACAAAACTGGAAAAACGGAATGGAAGACATCTGGTTTGCCGTCAAAAATCCTGCGGACTATTATTTTAACGTAGATGCAGTCAAAATAAAAAGAAAAGTAATTGCACCGTATAAAATAGACGGAAAGCCAAAAGACTGGGATGAAGGTGAAGACGGAAACTTCCGTTTAACATACCCGTCAAATTTCTGGGACGACATTTCAATTCCGTTCTGGTCCATGAGTGAGAATACCGATCACCCGACGCAAAAGAGCGAAAAACTTTATGCAAAATTAATCCTTGCTTCTTCCAGACCAGGTGACATTGTTTTTGACCCGTTTCTGGGTTCCGGAACAGCAAGTGTTGTTGCAAAAAAACTCGGCAGAAATTACTGCGGAATCGAACTGAATTACGAATACTGCATGTTCGCAGCAAAACGCCTTCTTATGGCCGGCGATAATAAAGAAATACAGGGTTACCGCGACGGCATCTTTTGGGAACGGAACAGCCAGCTGTCTTCCCGCAGGTAA
- a CDS encoding cysteine desulfurase family protein translates to MISAEHYFDWAATSPADKDIIQKALECSTEHWANPSSIHAAGTDAKKALENARKRAALALGIPEQTVTFTSGGTESDHIALLSVLTRPQKGSVLVSAIEHPAIREMAKMIENCGWKTITVNPDKNGFVSADAVIAALHDDTAFVTVMAVNNETGAVQPVYEIADALTEHCRGKRKPMFHVDCVQAAGKIPLDLTHSGIDSAAFSAHKICGPRGIGILYTAKEFVPFLRGGGQEKNIRSGTENLFGAEAMSLCLEKYAISERNSTAMERYELQKKYAAAFIEKLASIPSCTMIPHCRTADNTEHEFSPWVIQASFKGIPGQVMERALSSEGFYISTGSACSAGRHARPILDTMQLPAEEKESAVRFSFGPLTTPQAMDELFEAVKKTAALFAK, encoded by the coding sequence ATGATCAGCGCTGAACATTATTTTGACTGGGCAGCAACATCCCCGGCAGACAAAGACATTATTCAGAAAGCACTTGAGTGTTCCACAGAGCACTGGGCAAATCCTTCTAGCATACATGCAGCCGGAACCGACGCAAAAAAAGCACTTGAAAACGCAAGAAAACGCGCAGCCCTTGCACTGGGAATTCCTGAACAGACGGTAACATTTACTTCGGGCGGTACAGAAAGCGACCACATTGCACTTTTGTCTGTTCTGACGCGCCCGCAAAAAGGAAGTGTTCTTGTAAGCGCCATCGAGCACCCTGCAATAAGGGAAATGGCAAAAATGATAGAAAACTGCGGCTGGAAAACAATAACAGTCAATCCCGACAAAAACGGTTTTGTAAGTGCAGACGCGGTAATTGCGGCCCTTCACGATGACACGGCTTTTGTTACCGTTATGGCCGTAAACAACGAGACCGGTGCGGTTCAGCCTGTATATGAAATAGCAGACGCACTTACCGAACACTGCCGCGGAAAAAGAAAACCAATGTTCCATGTAGACTGCGTACAGGCAGCAGGAAAAATACCGCTTGATCTGACCCACAGCGGAATAGACAGCGCGGCTTTCAGTGCACATAAAATCTGCGGTCCAAGGGGAATAGGCATTCTTTACACGGCAAAAGAATTTGTTCCGTTTCTAAGGGGCGGCGGACAGGAAAAAAACATCAGAAGCGGAACAGAAAATCTTTTTGGCGCAGAAGCAATGTCCCTTTGTCTTGAAAAATATGCTATTTCTGAACGCAACAGCACGGCAATGGAAAGATATGAACTTCAGAAAAAATATGCCGCGGCTTTTATAGAAAAACTTGCTTCAATTCCGTCATGCACAATGATTCCGCACTGCAGGACAGCAGACAATACTGAACACGAATTTTCGCCGTGGGTTATTCAGGCTTCATTCAAAGGAATTCCGGGTCAGGTAATGGAACGCGCACTCAGTTCTGAAGGATTTTATATTTCTACAGGAAGCGCATGTTCTGCAGGAAGACACGCAAGACCTATTCTTGACACAATGCAGCTTCCGGCAGAAGAAAAAGAGTCCGCAGTAAGATTCAGTTTTGGCCCGCTTACAACACCCCAAGCCATGGACGAACTTTTTGAAGCCGTAAAAAAAACTGCCGCCCTGTTTGCAAAATAA
- a CDS encoding 3-dehydroquinate synthase, whose product MTQNAQNVYTLRYPENSGFDETKIIFHKNSPDLNKFFFEENKTDARRLFVTDTTIAALPCMRTFTSSFKADAESHAGKTAETFTRGKDALIILGAGEKFKTIESVLSIVRTALEGNFNRNCIFTGIGGGVVCDMTGFAASMFKRGVLAEFVPTTLLADVDASVGGKTGCDFESYKNMIGAFYPAKNIHIWSSFIQTLPQNEFISGLAEAIKTAFLFSAELTELFLSQKDSVMKREQDVLDGIVEQCARAKAKIVSEDFREHGDRAFLNYGHTFGHALESVAGLGKVTHGEAVAWGMSRAVCVSLARGVCSKEFADKTLKTLALYGYETGAVHSALKNIPSEKTATLILNAMKKDKKNNSAKIRLTLQSGPQQTFVSEADDEEILSVLTEQE is encoded by the coding sequence ATGACTCAGAATGCACAGAATGTTTACACACTCAGATATCCCGAAAATTCAGGATTTGACGAAACAAAAATAATTTTTCACAAAAACAGTCCTGACCTTAACAAATTCTTTTTTGAAGAAAATAAAACAGATGCACGCAGACTGTTTGTTACCGATACAACAATAGCAGCCCTTCCCTGCATGAGAACGTTCACATCTTCCTTTAAGGCTGACGCAGAATCCCATGCAGGAAAAACCGCCGAAACCTTTACACGCGGCAAAGATGCACTCATAATCCTTGGTGCAGGCGAAAAATTCAAAACAATAGAAAGCGTACTTTCAATAGTAAGAACCGCGCTTGAAGGCAACTTCAACAGAAACTGCATTTTTACGGGCATAGGCGGCGGTGTTGTATGCGACATGACGGGGTTTGCCGCTTCAATGTTCAAAAGAGGCGTCCTTGCAGAATTTGTTCCCACAACACTTCTTGCCGATGTAGATGCGTCTGTAGGCGGAAAAACCGGCTGTGACTTTGAAAGCTACAAGAATATGATAGGTGCATTCTACCCTGCAAAAAACATCCACATCTGGAGCAGTTTTATACAGACTCTTCCGCAGAATGAATTCATTTCAGGACTGGCAGAAGCAATTAAAACAGCATTTCTTTTTTCTGCTGAACTTACAGAACTTTTTCTTTCACAAAAAGATTCTGTTATGAAACGGGAACAGGATGTTCTTGATGGAATAGTGGAACAGTGTGCGCGTGCAAAGGCAAAGATTGTTTCAGAAGACTTCAGGGAACACGGAGACAGAGCCTTTCTTAACTACGGCCACACTTTCGGACATGCGCTTGAGTCTGTTGCCGGACTTGGAAAAGTAACACACGGTGAAGCTGTTGCCTGGGGAATGTCAAGGGCAGTTTGTGTATCGCTTGCCCGCGGTGTATGTTCAAAAGAATTTGCAGATAAGACATTAAAAACGCTTGCCCTTTACGGATACGAAACAGGGGCCGTGCACAGTGCGCTTAAAAACATTCCTTCAGAAAAAACAGCCACTCTGATTCTTAATGCAATGAAAAAAGACAAAAAGAACAATTCGGCAAAAATAAGACTTACGCTTCAGTCGGGCCCGCAGCAGACTTTTGTAAGTGAAGCAGACGACGAAGAAATTCTTTCAGTACTTACGGAACAGGAATAA
- the tmk gene encoding dTMP kinase: protein MILENFIVFEGIDGAGTTTQLNILKKKCGSNFLFTAEPSRSPVGKFLRSMLGGNVPVTNETAAYLFAADRNEHLNADISFSEDGILCGGIKKACGQGKCVVCDRYIFSSLAYQSIDCSPSVPRMLNSLFPLPELLFYFDIDAKTALSRVDSRGSREIYEKLDFLEKTVIEYRKAIDEYRGEKGSGMKIVDIDATLPVEKISEIIWTNIADLPIMKA, encoded by the coding sequence ATGATTCTTGAAAATTTCATAGTTTTTGAAGGAATAGACGGTGCCGGAACAACTACGCAACTTAATATTTTAAAGAAAAAATGCGGCAGCAACTTTCTTTTTACTGCGGAACCCAGCCGCTCTCCCGTAGGAAAATTTCTTCGTTCCATGCTTGGCGGAAACGTTCCCGTTACAAATGAAACGGCAGCATATCTTTTTGCGGCAGACAGAAACGAACACCTTAACGCAGACATAAGTTTTTCAGAAGACGGCATTCTTTGCGGCGGAATAAAAAAAGCGTGCGGTCAGGGAAAATGCGTTGTCTGCGACAGATATATTTTTTCAAGCCTTGCATACCAGAGCATCGACTGCAGCCCCAGTGTTCCGCGCATGCTCAATTCACTTTTCCCGCTGCCTGAACTTCTGTTCTATTTTGACATAGACGCAAAAACTGCCCTTTCCAGAGTAGATTCACGCGGTTCCAGAGAAATTTACGAAAAGCTTGACTTTCTTGAAAAAACCGTAATTGAGTACAGAAAAGCTATAGACGAATACCGCGGCGAAAAAGGAAGCGGAATGAAAATTGTAGACATAGATGCAACCCTTCCGGTAGAAAAAATCTCTGAAATAATATGGACTAACATCGCCGACCTTCCGATAATGAAAGCGTGA